A stretch of the Streptococcus himalayensis genome encodes the following:
- a CDS encoding ABC-F family ATP-binding cassette domain-containing protein, with protein MSILEVKNLSHGFGDRAIFEDVSFRLLKGEHIGLVGANGEGKSTFMSIVTGQRQPDEGKVEWARYVTVGYLDQHSVLEEGQSVRDVLRTAFDELFKTEERINEIYLSMADENADIDALMEEVGELQDRLESRDFYTLDAKIDEVARALGVMDFGMDTDVTSLSGGQRTKVLLTKLLLEKPDILLLDEPTNYLDAEHIDWLKRYLQHYENAFVLISHDIPFLNDVINIVYHVENLHLTRYTGDYYQFQEVYAMKKAQLEAAYERQQKEIADLKDFVNRNKARVATRNMAMSRQKKLDKMDVIELQAEKPKPSFEFKVARTPGRFIFQAKDLQIGYDRPLTKPLNLTFERNQKVAIIGANGIGKTTLLKSLLGIIPAIAGEVERGDYLELGYFEQEVEGGNRQTPLEAVWNAFPALNQAEVRAALARCGLTSKHIESQIQVLSGGEQAKVRLCLLMNRETNVLVLDEPTNHLDVDAKEELKRALKEFKGSILMVCHEPDFYEGWMDQIWDFNQL; from the coding sequence TTTGAGCCACGGTTTTGGAGATCGTGCCATTTTTGAAGATGTATCCTTTCGCCTATTAAAAGGAGAGCATATTGGTCTCGTAGGGGCAAATGGAGAAGGGAAATCCACCTTTATGAGCATTGTCACAGGTCAACGCCAGCCGGATGAAGGCAAGGTCGAGTGGGCACGCTATGTGACAGTTGGTTATTTGGATCAGCATTCTGTTCTGGAGGAGGGGCAATCTGTTCGGGATGTCTTGCGGACGGCTTTTGATGAGTTGTTTAAGACAGAAGAGCGGATTAATGAAATCTATTTGTCTATGGCTGATGAAAATGCCGATATAGATGCCCTCATGGAAGAAGTTGGAGAATTGCAAGATCGCTTGGAAAGTCGGGATTTTTATACCTTGGATGCCAAGATTGATGAAGTGGCCCGTGCTCTGGGTGTCATGGATTTTGGAATGGATACGGATGTGACTTCGCTCAGTGGAGGGCAACGGACCAAGGTATTGCTGACCAAGCTTCTTCTTGAAAAACCTGATATTTTGTTGCTAGATGAGCCGACCAACTATTTGGATGCAGAGCATATTGATTGGCTCAAGCGTTATTTGCAACATTATGAAAATGCCTTTGTCCTCATTTCCCATGATATTCCTTTCTTGAATGATGTGATTAACATTGTGTATCACGTGGAAAATCTCCATCTGACACGCTATACAGGGGACTACTACCAATTCCAAGAAGTCTATGCCATGAAAAAGGCGCAATTAGAGGCAGCTTATGAGCGTCAGCAAAAGGAAATTGCAGATTTAAAGGATTTTGTCAATCGCAATAAGGCCCGCGTTGCAACACGAAATATGGCCATGTCACGTCAGAAGAAGTTGGACAAGATGGATGTCATTGAGCTACAGGCAGAAAAGCCGAAACCCTCCTTTGAGTTTAAAGTGGCACGGACACCAGGGCGTTTCATCTTCCAAGCCAAGGACTTGCAGATTGGGTATGATAGACCTTTGACAAAACCGCTCAATCTGACCTTTGAGCGCAATCAAAAGGTGGCCATCATCGGAGCTAACGGGATTGGAAAGACAACCTTGTTAAAGAGTTTACTGGGAATTATTCCTGCCATTGCAGGGGAAGTGGAGCGAGGAGACTATCTGGAGTTGGGGTATTTTGAGCAGGAAGTGGAAGGTGGCAACCGCCAAACGCCACTTGAAGCTGTCTGGAATGCCTTTCCAGCACTCAATCAAGCAGAAGTGCGTGCGGCACTTGCTCGCTGTGGGTTGACCTCAAAGCATATCGAAAGTCAAATTCAAGTCTTATCTGGAGGAGAACAAGCCAAGGTTCGTCTGTGTCTCTTGATGAATCGAGAAACCAATGTTTTAGTGCTTGACGAACCAACGAATCACTTGGATGTGGATGCCAAGGAGGAACTAAAACGGGCCTTGAAGGAATTCAAGGGAAGTATTCTCATGGTTTGTCATGAACCTGACTTCTATGAAGGCTGGATGGATCAAATTTGGGATTTTAATCAATTATAA
- a CDS encoding LTA synthase family protein, with the protein MLRFMSTRLGFVLTLLSLYWLKTMWAYTVDFDLDIKGLYQVFLAIINPIPLGLLLIGLALYVKRTKLFYGLSIGIYLILFAWLVSNAIYYREFSDFVTVNTMLASSSVSAGLGEAALELFRPWDLVYIMDFPILIFLLYKKYIRLDERIFNTRASFAVTALSSMLFSANLFLAEIDRPELLTRGFSNYYVVRALGLPAFLGYSGNQTYSANKERSKASAEDLQPVEEYIASHHAKPNPEYYGIAKGRNVIYIHLESFQQFLIDYKLVSDGKEYEVTPFLNSLYHSNSTFAFPNVFNQVKAGKTSDAETMIETGLFGLNQGSFMVNYGGTNTQQAAPFILSQQGYQSSAVFHGNAGSFWNRNTTYKQWGYHYFFDSSYFTKQDETNSFQYGLNDKIMFKDSIKYLERMQQPFYAKFITVSNHYPYTTSLIGDEVGFPLADTKDETINGYFATANYLDAAVKSFFDYLKAAGLYDNSVIVLYGDHYGISNSRNPALAPLIDKNSETWSSYDNAMLQRIPYMVVVPGTDKGKIIPTYGGEIDMLPTLEHLLGIDSSKYLQVGQDLLSDEHQQIVAFRSSNYFVTPKYTSYSGRTYYTETGEEITLPDESTKAELDKIREAANTQLKMSDAIQTGDLLRFYTADGLGRVDASQFSYNHSMKALKKIEEERGEQSTSLYSKRGKQSSIDLFHSPTYKALHPEQFAPAPSSDNSSLDDANSSENSSSSNASP; encoded by the coding sequence ATGCTCCGTTTCATGAGCACTCGACTAGGTTTTGTCTTAACCTTGCTCAGCCTGTACTGGCTGAAGACCATGTGGGCTTATACAGTGGATTTCGATTTAGATATTAAGGGACTTTACCAAGTCTTTCTAGCCATCATCAATCCTATTCCTCTGGGATTGCTCTTGATTGGTCTAGCTCTTTATGTCAAACGGACCAAACTTTTTTATGGACTAAGCATTGGAATTTACCTCATTCTCTTTGCCTGGCTGGTTTCAAATGCCATCTATTATCGAGAATTCAGTGATTTTGTCACGGTCAATACCATGCTAGCTTCTAGCAGCGTCTCAGCAGGGCTAGGAGAAGCAGCTTTAGAGCTCTTTCGGCCATGGGATTTGGTCTACATCATGGATTTTCCCATCTTAATCTTCTTGCTCTATAAAAAATACATTCGCTTAGACGAGCGGATCTTTAACACACGGGCAAGTTTTGCTGTGACCGCCCTATCAAGCATGCTCTTTTCGGCTAATCTCTTTCTAGCAGAAATTGATCGACCAGAGCTCTTGACACGTGGATTTTCCAACTACTATGTTGTGCGTGCCCTTGGCCTTCCAGCCTTTCTCGGCTACAGTGGCAATCAAACCTATAGTGCCAATAAAGAACGCTCCAAGGCCAGTGCAGAGGATTTACAGCCAGTTGAAGAATATATTGCTAGCCACCATGCCAAGCCAAATCCTGAGTATTACGGCATTGCCAAGGGACGCAACGTCATTTACATTCACTTGGAAAGTTTCCAGCAATTTTTGATTGATTATAAATTAGTCTCAGATGGCAAGGAGTATGAAGTCACTCCATTTCTCAACTCCCTTTATCATTCTAATTCGACCTTTGCCTTTCCAAATGTCTTTAACCAAGTAAAGGCTGGAAAGACTTCGGACGCAGAAACCATGATAGAAACGGGATTGTTTGGTCTTAACCAAGGCTCCTTTATGGTCAACTATGGAGGAACCAATACCCAGCAGGCAGCCCCATTTATCCTATCTCAGCAAGGTTATCAATCCAGTGCTGTCTTTCATGGAAATGCTGGAAGCTTTTGGAATCGCAACACTACTTATAAACAGTGGGGTTACCATTATTTCTTTGACTCATCTTACTTCACCAAGCAAGATGAAACCAATTCTTTCCAATACGGGCTGAATGATAAGATTATGTTCAAGGATTCCATCAAGTATCTTGAGAGGATGCAACAACCCTTCTACGCCAAATTTATTACGGTATCCAATCACTATCCCTATACAACAAGTCTGATTGGCGATGAGGTTGGATTTCCCTTAGCAGATACCAAAGATGAGACAATCAATGGTTACTTTGCAACGGCAAACTACTTGGATGCGGCAGTCAAATCTTTCTTTGATTACCTCAAGGCTGCGGGACTCTATGATAATTCTGTGATTGTCCTCTACGGGGATCACTACGGCATTTCTAATTCCAGAAATCCTGCCCTAGCCCCTCTCATTGACAAAAATTCAGAAACCTGGTCTAGCTATGACAATGCCATGCTGCAACGAATTCCTTATATGGTCGTGGTCCCAGGAACGGATAAAGGAAAAATCATTCCAACCTACGGCGGCGAGATTGATATGCTGCCAACCTTGGAACATCTCTTGGGGATTGACTCTAGCAAGTATCTACAAGTCGGACAAGATTTACTCTCAGATGAGCACCAGCAAATTGTCGCTTTTCGTTCTTCCAATTATTTTGTCACTCCCAAATATACGAGTTATAGCGGTCGAACTTACTATACTGAAACTGGAGAGGAAATTACACTTCCTGACGAATCCACCAAGGCTGAATTGGACAAAATTCGCGAAGCGGCAAATACCCAGCTCAAGATGAGCGATGCAATTCAGACTGGGGATCTGCTTCGTTTCTATACTGCTGATGGACTAGGACGAGTCGATGCCAGCCAATTTTCTTACAATCATTCGATGAAGGCCTTGAAAAAAATTGAAGAAGAAAGAGGAGAGCAATCCACCAGCCTTTATAGCAAGCGTGGAAAACAGTCTTCTATTGACCTCTTTCATTCACCCACCTACAAGGCGCTACATCCCGAACAATTCGCTCCAGCACCAAGTAGCGATAACTCCTCGCTAGATGATGCTAACTCATCAGAAAACTCAAGTTCATCCAACGCTAGCCCTTAA